One stretch of Campylobacter sp. CCS1377 DNA includes these proteins:
- the glnA gene encoding type I glutamate--ammonia ligase has product MGKFVNGINDFFDFCKNNEVLFVDFRFTDMIGAWHHITYNLHAINQESFENGIPFDGSSIHGWQPIEKSDMILKPDANSAFLDPFTADQTIVVFCDVYDIYKGQMYEKCPRSMAKKAMEYLKNSGIADTAYFGPENEFFIFDSVKIVDSSNCSKYEVDTEEGEWNDNKDFVDSYNTGHRPRNKGGYFPVQPIDSLVDIRSEIVQTLEKVGLKTFVHHHEVAQGQAEIGVNFGTLVEAADNVQIYKYVVKMVAHLNGKTATFMPKPLYGDNGNGMHVHMSLWKDGVNLFYDKDGYGGLSQSAIHYIGGILKNARSVAAFTNPSSNSYKRIVPGFEAPCILTYSCQNRSASCRVPYGIGKNSARVEIRFPDSTANPYLAFVSLLMAGLDGIKNKTIPVGPMDENLFDLTLDEIREKGIEQLPHTLRGSLEALIRHNTYLKPVMTDIFIDDYQHMKFETQVWPVEARPTAYEFKTCYSC; this is encoded by the coding sequence ATGGGAAAATTTGTCAATGGTATTAATGATTTTTTTGATTTTTGTAAAAACAATGAAGTGCTTTTTGTAGATTTTCGCTTTACAGATATGATAGGTGCTTGGCATCATATTACTTATAATCTTCACGCTATCAATCAAGAGAGTTTTGAAAATGGAATTCCGTTCGATGGAAGTTCAATTCATGGATGGCAACCTATAGAAAAATCCGATATGATATTAAAACCGGATGCAAATAGTGCCTTTTTAGATCCTTTTACTGCGGACCAAACTATCGTAGTATTTTGCGATGTGTATGATATTTATAAAGGACAAATGTATGAAAAATGTCCAAGAAGTATGGCTAAAAAAGCAATGGAATATCTTAAAAATAGTGGTATAGCCGATACTGCTTATTTTGGTCCTGAAAATGAATTTTTTATCTTCGATAGTGTAAAAATTGTTGATAGTTCTAATTGCTCCAAATATGAAGTCGATACCGAAGAAGGTGAGTGGAATGACAATAAAGACTTTGTTGATAGCTACAATACCGGTCATCGTCCTAGGAATAAAGGAGGATATTTTCCAGTCCAGCCAATTGATTCTTTAGTGGATATTCGCTCCGAAATAGTTCAAACTCTTGAAAAAGTAGGACTTAAAACTTTCGTCCATCATCATGAAGTCGCACAAGGACAAGCAGAAATTGGAGTAAATTTTGGCACTCTTGTAGAAGCGGCTGATAATGTGCAAATTTATAAATATGTAGTAAAAATGGTAGCACATTTAAACGGCAAAACCGCAACCTTTATGCCAAAACCTCTTTATGGGGATAATGGAAACGGAATGCATGTGCATATGAGTTTATGGAAGGATGGAGTAAATTTGTTTTATGATAAAGACGGCTATGGCGGACTTAGTCAAAGCGCTATACATTATATAGGTGGGATCTTAAAAAACGCTCGCTCAGTTGCAGCTTTTACAAATCCTAGTTCAAATTCATACAAAAGAATCGTTCCGGGCTTTGAGGCACCTTGTATTTTAACCTATTCTTGCCAAAACAGAAGCGCAAGTTGTCGCGTGCCTTATGGCATAGGTAAAAACTCGGCTCGCGTTGAAATTCGTTTCCCAGATAGCACTGCAAATCCTTATTTAGCTTTTGTTTCTCTTTTAATGGCAGGACTTGATGGCATTAAAAACAAAACCATTCCTGTTGGACCTATGGATGAAAATTTATTTGATCTTACTTTAGATGAAATTCGTGAAAAAGGTATAGAACAATTGCCACACACTCTAAGAGGCAGTCTTGAAGCTTTGATCCGTCACAATACTTACTTAAAACCTGTAATGACTGATATTTTCATCGATGATTATCAGCACATGAAATTTGAAACCCAAGTTTGGCCTGTAGAAGCAAGACCTACAGCTTATGAATTCAAAACCTGCTATTCTTGCTAA
- the flgH gene encoding flagellar basal body L-ring protein FlgH, giving the protein MKKIIYFALPFVFFGCSASLDPEISMKPPAYVEELAPKQSNNTQVAPGSLFGKGDNPLFSDKKAMNVNDLVTVVIQENTSQNTQAARTTARTNNAALGGGTLTGGAGFGGAVGEINKFSNLGFQTNSTTNYNGTGTQSRSESFNTTISTRVIKILSNGNYFIEGSRELLINGEKQIIQLSGVIRPYDIGQDNTIDSRYIADAKILYKTEGDVAKSTKKPWGTSLFESIWPF; this is encoded by the coding sequence ATGAAAAAAATTATATATTTTGCGTTACCTTTTGTATTTTTTGGTTGTAGTGCGAGTTTAGATCCTGAAATTTCTATGAAGCCGCCTGCTTATGTAGAGGAATTAGCGCCTAAGCAAAGCAATAACACTCAAGTTGCGCCAGGATCGCTTTTTGGTAAAGGTGATAATCCTTTGTTTTCTGATAAAAAGGCGATGAATGTTAATGATTTAGTCACTGTGGTAATACAAGAAAATACAAGCCAAAACACTCAAGCCGCAAGAACAACTGCAAGAACAAATAACGCAGCTTTAGGCGGTGGAACGCTAACTGGTGGTGCGGGGTTTGGCGGTGCTGTGGGAGAAATTAATAAATTTTCAAATTTGGGATTTCAAACTAATAGCACAACAAATTATAATGGTACCGGCACACAAAGTAGAAGTGAGAGTTTTAATACAACTATTTCTACACGCGTGATTAAAATTCTTTCCAATGGAAATTATTTCATAGAAGGCTCAAGAGAACTTTTAATCAATGGAGAGAAGCAAATCATACAATTAAGCGGTGTTATAAGACCTTATGATATAGGACAAGATAATACCATAGATAGTCGCTATATCGCTGATGCAAAAATTCTTTATAAGACTGAAGGCGATGTTGCAAAAAGCACTAAGAAACCTTGGGGAACAAGTTTATTTGAAAGTATTTGGCCTTTCTGA
- the pta gene encoding phosphate acetyltransferase, translating to MQFYLIQDKEKSVSQKFLDYLEKKYSSVNFYSVVVSDLLKTLSSKHKISCSFETQNQAFELYNTDQNAFFNKILQDFEKFKKENSCVVVLGLNEFGVLGTLELNVKFAKEFNAFIVVDCEILNKIMLSNYLKNALKNENFAFVDENLNLPEKSYQFTTPSRFRYELICKAKQNKKTIVLPESDDERILKASEILLKSEVVNLILLGDENEIKEKCKVLNLNITGAQILNPKNSIYNDEFAKTLYEARKAKGMSEEEAKKLVCDRTYYGTLLVHTAKADAMVSGASTTTAETVRPALQLIKTKQGVSLVSGVFFMCLEDKVLVFADCAVTPNPTPEQIAEIAYVSANTAKSFGIDPKVALLSYSSGDSGSGPSVDAIKEAFKIATERYKDLKIEAPIQFDAAYDEKTGKSKMPNSEVAGKANVYIFPDLNAANICYKAVQRTANALAVGPVLQGLKKPVNDLSRGCLIDDVVNTVILSAIQAE from the coding sequence ATGCAATTCTATCTTATCCAAGATAAAGAAAAATCGGTCAGTCAAAAATTTTTGGACTATCTTGAAAAGAAATATTCTTCGGTAAATTTTTACTCTGTCGTAGTTTCAGATTTACTCAAAACCCTTTCTTCAAAGCATAAAATTTCTTGTAGTTTTGAAACACAAAACCAAGCTTTTGAACTTTACAATACAGATCAAAATGCTTTTTTTAATAAAATTTTACAAGATTTTGAAAAATTTAAAAAAGAAAATTCTTGCGTCGTGGTTTTAGGACTTAATGAATTTGGAGTTTTAGGAACTTTAGAACTCAATGTCAAATTTGCAAAAGAATTTAACGCTTTTATCGTTGTTGATTGCGAAATTTTAAACAAAATAATGCTTAGTAATTATCTTAAAAATGCTTTAAAAAATGAAAATTTTGCTTTCGTTGATGAGAATTTGAACTTGCCAGAAAAAAGCTATCAATTTACAACCCCTTCAAGGTTTCGCTATGAACTCATTTGCAAAGCGAAACAAAATAAAAAAACCATCGTTTTACCTGAAAGTGATGATGAAAGAATTTTAAAAGCCAGTGAAATTTTACTTAAAAGCGAAGTGGTAAATCTCATTTTACTTGGCGATGAAAATGAAATCAAAGAAAAATGCAAAGTGCTAAATCTTAATATCACAGGAGCGCAAATTCTAAACCCTAAAAATTCTATCTATAATGATGAATTTGCTAAAACCCTTTATGAAGCAAGAAAAGCAAAAGGTATGAGCGAAGAAGAGGCAAAAAAATTAGTCTGTGATAGAACTTATTATGGCACTTTACTTGTACATACTGCAAAAGCTGATGCTATGGTAAGTGGGGCCTCTACAACCACAGCTGAAACTGTGCGTCCTGCTTTGCAACTGATTAAAACCAAACAGGGTGTAAGCTTAGTTTCTGGGGTATTTTTTATGTGTTTAGAAGATAAGGTACTGGTTTTTGCAGATTGTGCTGTAACACCAAATCCTACACCAGAACAAATCGCAGAAATTGCCTATGTGAGCGCAAATACCGCCAAATCTTTCGGTATAGATCCAAAAGTCGCCTTGCTTTCTTACTCAAGCGGAGATAGCGGAAGTGGGCCAAGTGTAGATGCAATTAAAGAAGCTTTTAAAATCGCAACGGAACGCTATAAAGACTTAAAAATCGAAGCACCGATACAATTTGATGCTGCTTATGATGAAAAAACAGGCAAAAGCAAAATGCCAAATTCAGAAGTAGCAGGAAAAGCAAATGTTTATATTTTCCCAGATTTAAATGCGGCAAATATTTGCTACAAAGCCGTTCAAAGAACTGCGAACGCATTGGCTGTGGGTCCTGTTTTACAAGGACTTAAAAAACCTGTTAATGACTTAAGTCGCGGTTGTTTGATTGATGATGTTGTAAATACAGTAATTTTAAGCGCAATTCAAGCAGAATAA
- a CDS encoding acetate kinase: MKILVLNSGSSSIKFKLFEDQVAIASGLVEKIGNNQSKIELKNAKTGTKLRRDTYIADHEKGLKLINELFQESGILHDLNDIDGCGHRIVHGGKNLTEHCLVDDFVLAEIDRVSAIAPLHNPAHLAGIKTMIKAAPKVPNVTVFDTAFHKTLPDYAYMYALPYDYYAEYNIRKYGFHGTSHSYVSAKAAEILGKNHNEFNAISAHLGNGASVCAIENGKSIDTSMGFTPLEGLMMGTRCGDIDPATMPFIAKARNLNPDELDAVMNKQSGLYGVCGFNDFRDIIDEIQNGNDLARLALDMYCYRLAKYIGSYFAILPHTDALIFTAGIGENASIVRKLTCERLKHLGFEIDTEKNDNANGETLISTPNSKVKIFIIPTDEELQIAKITENIISKK; encoded by the coding sequence ATGAAAATTTTAGTTTTAAATTCGGGCTCTTCATCTATTAAATTTAAACTTTTTGAAGATCAAGTCGCTATAGCAAGTGGCTTGGTTGAAAAAATTGGCAATAACCAATCTAAAATCGAACTCAAAAATGCCAAAACAGGAACAAAATTAAGACGCGATACTTATATCGCAGATCATGAAAAAGGCTTAAAGCTAATTAATGAATTATTTCAAGAATCTGGTATTTTGCATGATTTAAACGATATTGATGGATGCGGACATAGGATAGTCCATGGGGGTAAAAATTTAACCGAGCATTGCTTGGTAGATGATTTTGTTTTAGCAGAAATTGATCGCGTAAGTGCTATAGCTCCGCTTCATAACCCAGCACACCTAGCAGGCATTAAAACCATGATAAAAGCGGCACCAAAAGTGCCTAATGTAACGGTTTTTGACACAGCATTTCATAAAACCTTACCTGATTATGCTTATATGTATGCCTTGCCTTATGATTATTATGCTGAATATAATATCAGAAAATACGGTTTCCACGGCACTTCACATTCGTATGTGAGTGCTAAAGCTGCTGAAATTTTAGGTAAAAATCATAACGAATTTAACGCCATTAGTGCACATTTAGGTAATGGAGCAAGCGTTTGTGCCATAGAAAACGGAAAAAGTATTGATACTTCGATGGGCTTTACTCCACTTGAAGGTTTGATGATGGGCACAAGATGCGGTGATATTGATCCTGCAACCATGCCTTTTATCGCTAAAGCTAGAAATTTAAATCCTGATGAATTAGATGCTGTGATGAATAAACAAAGCGGACTTTATGGGGTTTGTGGTTTTAATGACTTTAGAGATATTATTGATGAAATTCAAAACGGCAATGATTTAGCAAGGCTAGCTCTAGATATGTATTGCTATCGTTTGGCAAAATATATAGGCTCTTATTTTGCGATTTTACCACACACTGATGCTTTGATTTTCACTGCAGGTATTGGAGAAAATGCTAGTATAGTGAGAAAATTAACTTGCGAAAGATTAAAGCATCTTGGCTTTGAAATCGATACAGAAAAAAATGACAATGCAAATGGAGAAACTTTAATTAGCACACCAAATTCCAAAGTTAAAATCTTTATCATTCCTACCGATGAAGAATTACAAATTGCAAAAATCACAGAAAATATTATTTCTAAAAAATGA